In Pseudomonas glycinae, the DNA window GTCACCAGTAATTTGCTGGCGTGGCGGGGTCAGCAGGTAGGCGTAAGCCTGGTGGTGGCTACGACCAACGCGGCCACGTAGCTGGTGCAACTGCGCCAAACCGAACTTGTCGGCGCGCTCGATGATGATGGTGTTGGCGCTCGGCACATCGATGCCGGTCTCGATGATGGTCGAGGCGATCAGCACGTTGAAGCGTTTGTGATAGAAGTCGCTCATCACCTGTTCGAGTTCGCGTTCGCGCATCTGCCCGTGGCCGATGCCGATCCGCGCTTCCGGCACCAGTTCGGCGAGGTCAGCGGCGCACTTCTCGATGGTCTTCACGTCGTTGTGCAGGTAGTAAACCTGACCGCCACGCAGCAGCTCTCGCAGCAAAGCCTCTTTGACCGTGCTCTTGTTCTGCTCCATGACGAAGGTGCGCACCGACAGGCGTCGCGCCGGTGGCGTGGCGATGATCGACAGGTCGCGCATGCCCGACACCGCCATGTTCAGCGTGCGCGGAATCGGCGTGGCGGTCAGCGTAAGAATGTCGACTTCGCTGCGCAGGGCCTTGAGCTGTTCCTTCTGACGGACACCGAAGCGGTGCTCTTCGTCGATGATCACCAGCCCAAGGTTTTTGATTTTGACGTCGTCCTGCAGCAGCTTGTGGGTGCCGATGACGATGTCGATATTGCCTTCGGCCAGTTCGGCCACCGCAGCGTTGACTTCCTTGGCCGACTTGAATCGGCTCATCACTTCCACGGTCACCGGCCAGTCGGCGAAACGGTCGCGGAAACTGTTGTAGTGCTGCTGGGCGAGCAGGGTGGTCGGCACCAGGATCGCCACCTGCTTGCCGCCGTGCACGGCGATGAACGCGGCGCGCATGGCCACTTCGGTCTTGCCGAAACCGACGTCGCCGCAGACCAGGCGATCCATCGGTTTCGGCGAAAGCATGTCCTCGCGCACGGCTTCGATGGTGGATTGCTGGTCCGGTGTTTCTTCAAACGGGAAACCGGCGCTGAAGGTTGCGTAATCGGCCTTCGGATCGGCGAACGCATAACCTTCGCGGGCGGCGCGGCGGGCATAGATGTCGAGCAATTCGGCAGCGACGTCGCGCACTTGCTCGGCGGCCTTGCGCTTGGCTTTCTGCCAGGTCTCGGAGCCGAGGCGATGCAGCGGGGCCAGCGCATCGTCGCTGCCGGTGTAACGGGCGATCAGATGCAGGTTGGCCACCGGCACGTAGAGCTTGGCGTTCTCGGCGTATTCGAGGGTCAGGAATTCGGCAGCCTGATTGTCGATTTCCAGAATCGTCAGGCCGAGATAACGGCCGACGCCGTGATCGATGTGCACCACCGGCGCGCCTTCACGCAGCTCGGTGAGGTTCTTGATCACCGCATCGTTGTTGGCGTCGGCGCGTTTTTCGCGACGGCGACGCTGCATCACGCGCTGGCCGAACAGCGGACTTTCCGCGACCAGTGCCAGCGCCGGCTCGTCGAGCATCAGGCCTTCGTCGAGCGGGGCGATGGTGATCGCCAGGCGATCCTTGCTCGCAACGAAGTCCGGCCAGCTGTCGACGGTTTTCGGTCGCAGCTTCAGGCGGTCCAGCAGCTCCAGCAGCACTTCGCGGCGGCCTGCGGATTCGGCGGTAAACAGCACGCGTCCGGGGAATTCGTCGAGGAATGCCGACAGCGCGGCCAGCGGCTGGGTAGCCTTGGCTTCGATCGCCAGATTCGGCAAGGCCTGCGCCGGAAAGCGCTCGCGGCCGGCGCCGGTTTCCACGTCCTGCTGACTGGCGACCACCCGCGGCCAGTTCTTCAGGCGGGCGAAGCAGTCTTCCACCGGCAGGAACAGTTCGGCTGGCGGCAATAAGGGACGCGATGGATCGACGCGACGCTCTTCATAACGGTTGCGCACGTCATTCCAGAAGTTTTCCGCCGCCTGCTCGATACCCGGCAGCGAGAACACCTGGGTGTCCTGCGGCAGGTAATCGAACAGGGTCGAGGTTTCTTCGAAGAACAGCGGCAGGTAGTACTCGATACCGGCCGGTGTGATGCCGCTGCTCAGGTCCTGAAAGATCGGGCAGCGACGGAAGTCGACGTCGAAGCGCTCCCGAAAGCGCGCCTTGAAGCGGGTGACCGCGTCTTTTTGCAGCGGGAATTCCTTGGCCGGCAGCAGCTTGACCGAGTCGACCTTGTCGATGGAGCGCTGGTTTTCCGGATCAAAGGTGCGCAGGGTTTCGATTTCGTCGTCGAACAGGTCGATGCGATAGGGCAGTTTGCTGCCCATCGGGAACAGGTCTATCAACGCGCCACGCACCGTGAACTCGCCGTGTTCGTAAACCGTGTCGACGTAGCGATAGCCGCTGGCTTCGAGCCGCGAGCGCATTTGCTCGACATCGAGTTTCTGCCCGACATCCAGTACCAGGCTGCTGCCGAGCAGGAATTTGGTCGGCGCCAGGCGATGCAGGGCGGTGGTGATCGGCACTACCAGCACGCCATGTTCCAGCTCCGGCAGTCTATAAAGGCTGGCGATGCGCTGGGAGATGATGTCCTGGTGCGGCGAAAACAGATCGTAGGGCAGGGTTTCCCAGTCCGGGAAATGCAGCACCGGCAAATCCGGGGCGAAGAAACTCAGCTCCTGCTCCAGCCGTTCGGCACTCTGGCTGTCGGCAGTCAAAAGCAGCGTGAAGCGCTTGGCAGCGCTGGCGGCCTCGGCAATCGCCAGGCTCAGGGCGGCACCGGGGAGGTTGCCCCAGTGCTGTTTACCTGCCGCGGCAGGGAGAAGCGGTAGACGCAGAACAGGCACGGAAGGTTGAGCTCCAGGCGTTGCGACAAAGTCGGTAATTGTAGCGGCGTCCGGTGCCGCCTGTCAGTTGCGGGATGCGTCTATCTGCGCTGTTTGAGAAAAATGTAGTGGTAACCATAAAAACCAGCGCTTTTTTTACGGTTATGTAGTGCCAAAAGTCGGTGGTGTTACGGAGGGTTACAGACATCGTCTAACAGTCGTCGAAAAACTGACTGCGCTGGAAGCCCCGGTTTTACTGGGCTGGCGGAGAGCGTTATTTTTTTGGACGGATTTTTGTTACCGATTGCGCGACAAGCGCGCATTGCTACAAGAGGTTCTCGGCGGCATAATGTAGCCCCTTTTTTCTGCCCCTACATGTGGAAGGTTACCGTGACTCAGAAGCCCGACCAGTGTCTTGGTGAATGGATCGACCGTGAAGCACTCGCAGAAGCGATGATTCCGCTTATCGGTCAGCTCTACCGCAACAACAACGTGGTGAGCTCGATCTATGGCCGCAGCCTGATCAACCAGTCTGTCATCGCGATTCTCAAAGCTCACCGCTTTGCTCGCCACCGTTCTGCCGACGACAGCGAACTCTCCGTCCACGAAACATTCCCACTGCTCAAGGCCATGAGCGAGCTCAAGCTCGGCGCGGCCTCGGTAGATCTGGGCAAACTGGCGTACAAATTCCGCAACGAAGGCAACGGCCGCACCGCCGAGCAATTCGTTCGCGAAGAAATGGCTGACGTGGTTGGCCAGCAAAACGCTTCGGCACGCAAAGGCACCGACGTTGTACTGTACGGCTTCGGTCGTATCGGCCGTCTGCTGGCGCGTATCCTGATCGAGAAAACCGGTGGCGGCGACGGCCTGCGTCTGCGTGCCATCGTGGTGCGCAAGGGCGCCGAAAACGACCTGACGAAGCGTGCCAGCCTGCTGCGTCGCGATTCGGTACATGGTTCGTTCAACGGCACAATCACCATCGATGAAGAAAACAACACCATCACCGCCAACGGCAACCTGATCCAGGTTATCTACGCGAAGAACCCTACCGAAGTGGATTACACCCAGTACGGCATCAAAGATGCGCTGCTGGTGGACAACACCGGTGTATGGCGTGATGCCGATGGTCTGGGTCAGCACCTGGCGTGCCCGGGTATCGACCGCGTTGTTCTGACCGCGCCTGGCAAGGGCAAGCTGAAGAACATCGTTCACGGTATCAACCACAACGAAATCACTGCTGACGACAAGATCGTGTCCGCCGCTTCCTGCACCACCAATGCCATTGTGCCGGTGCTGAAAGCCGTGAATGACAAGTTCGGCATCATCAACGGTCACGTCGAAACCGTTCACTCGTACACCAACGACCAGAACCTGATCGACAACTTCCACAAGGGCGATCGCCGTGGCCGTAGCGCCGCGCTGAACATGGTCATCACCGAGACCGGTGCTGCCACCGCTGCTGCCAAGGCCCTGCCTGAGCTGGCCGGCAAGCTGACCGGTAACGCGATCCGTGTTCCGACGCCGAACGTGTCGATGGCCATTCTCAACCTGAACCTCGAGAAAGCCGCCACCCGTGAAGAGATGAACGAGTACCTGCGCTACATGGCGCTGCACTCCGATCTGCACAAGCAAATCGACTTCGTCAATTCGCAGGAAGTGGTTTCGACCGACTTCGTGGGCTCGCGTCACGCCGGTGTGGTCGACGCTGAAGCGACCATCGTTCAGGACAACCGCGTTGTTCTGTACGTCTGGTACGACAACGAGTTCGGTTACAGCTGCCAGGTGGTTCGCGTAATGGAAGACATGGCCGGTGTAAACCCGCCAGCGTTCCCGCGCTAAGCCTTAGCTGCAAATGAAAACGCCCCGACTCTGGTCGGGGCGTTTTTGTTTGTGCGCGATTTGCCTTAGCGGGGAATAGCGGCTTGTGCCGTGCGCAGTTCGTGCCTGTTGCCACGGAACAGCACCAGCGTGGCGATCAGGCCCAACACGGCTGCGCCGCTGAGCCAGATCCCCGGTGTCGCCTTGTTGTCCAGCACGTGGATCAGATAAGTGCAGGCCGCCGGCGTAAAGCCACCGAAGGTTGCGGTCGCCAGGCTGTAGGCCAGCGAGAATCCGGTCGTACGAACTTCTACCGGCATGATCTCGGTGAGCGCCACCACCATTGCCCCGTTGTACGAGCCGTACAGGAACGACAGCCACAATTCGACGATCAGCAAATGGCTGAAGCTCGGGTTCGCCACCAGCCACGACAGCGCCGGATAAGCGGTCAGGATCGCCAGAATCGTCGCCGCCAACAGTAGGGGTTTACGCCCGACCTTGTCGGACACTGCGCCCATCACCGGCAACCAGAAGAAGTTCGACAGGCCGATGCACACAGTCACCAGCAACGCATCGAAGTCCGACAGGTGCAATTCCGCCTTGCCGAAGGTCGGTGTGTAGGCAGTGATCAGGTAGAACGACACCGTCGTCATGACCACCAGCGCCATGCCGGCGATGACGATGCCAAAGTTCTGACCGATCGAGCGGACGATTTCCTGCAGGGTAGGGCGATGTTTACGCGCCTGGAACTCCGGTGTTTCTTCCAGCGATCGGCGGATGACGAAAATCACCGGGACGATCATGCAGCCGATCAGGAACGGCACACGCCAGCCCCATTCGCCCATCTGCTCGGGGCTCAGCCAATGGTTGAGGCCGACACCGAGCAGGCCGGCGAACACCACGGCGGCTTGCTGGCTGGCGGACTGCCAGCTGACAAAAAAGCCCTTGCGGCCCGGCGTGGCGATTTCCGCCAGATACACCGACACGCCGCCCAGTTCCACACCGGCCGAGAAGCCTTGCAGCAAGCGGCCGAACAGCACGATCAGTGGCGCGGCAACCCCAAGGGTGGCGTAGCCCGGCACGCAGGCAATCAGCACGGTGCCGGCCGCCATCAGGGCCAGCGTGATGATCAAGCCCTGGCGGCGGCCATGACGGTCGATATAGGCACCGAGAAAAATCGCCCCCAACGGACGCATCAGGAAGCCGGCGCCGAAAGTGGCCAGAGAAAGCATCAGGGATGCGAAGGCGCTGTCGGTGGGGAAGAAGGTCTTGGCAATGGCCGTGGCGTAGAAGCCGTAGACCATGAAGTCGAACATCTCGAGAAAGTTGCCGCTGACAACGCGAAAAATCGCCTTGCCTTTGCCGGTCGTGGAGGACATGGGTAGGTACTCGCTCTAAATCTTGTAAGAAAGCGTTGCGCTCGTAGCCCATAATGGCCGGCGCGGTTTTGCGGGGAGATGAAGAATTGTTAACTGGACGGTGGGGGATTCTCGTGCTGCTGAGCGTTTTTTTGTCCGGCTGCGGCAACGGTGATTCCCTGGAGACTTTCGGCGGCCCGACGATGGGCAGCACCTATTCGATCAAGTACGTGCGCCACGCCAATCTGCCTGCGCCGCAGGAGGTGCGTGTCGAAGTGGAAAAAATCCTCGCGGACGTCGACCGGCAGATGTCGACTTACCGCGCAGACTCCGATATCTCGCGCTTCAATGCATTGCCGGCTGATCGCTGTCAGATCATGCCCGCACCGATCCTTGAATTGATCCGCGTGGGCGAGCAGCTGTCGCAACAAAGCGAAGGCTCCTACGACCTCACGGTTGAGCCGCTGATGAATCTATGGGGATTCGGCCCGCAAGGGCGTGAAGAAAAAGTCCCGGATGCGGCGGCGCTGGCCGAAGTGCGCCAGCGAGTCGGTCATCAACACCTGCACATCGACGGCGACCGGTTGTGCAAGGATGCGGCGGTCGAGGTGGATTTCAACAGCATCGCCGCCGGTTACGCGGTCGACACCATTGCTGCGCGGCTCGAGGCTCTGGGCATCCATGACTATCTCGCGGAAGCCACCGGCGAGCTCAAGGCGTCCGGCAAGAAGCTTGATGGTTCGCCGTGGCGTATCGCTCTGGAAGAACCGCAAGACGATCAGCAGGTGGCAGAGCGCGTCATTAATGTGGATGGCTACGGCCTGTCCACCTCCGGTGACTACCGCAACTATTTTCAGCAGGATGGCCGGCGCTATTCCCACACCTTCGATGCCCGGAGCGGTGCGCCCGTCCTACATGACCTGGCGTCGGTCACGGTGATTCATCCTTCAGCGCTGATGGCCGATGGACTATCGACTCTGTTGCTGATTCTCGGGCCTGAAAAGGCCTGGGACTATGCCGAAAAACACGACATTGGTGCATTCTTTGTGATTCGTGCCGATACAGGTTTCGTCACACGCACCAGTCACGCTTTCGAACGGCTCAGTGGCGCAAAAGTTGACTGAGAACAGTACGAAAGCTGGCGTTGTAGTGCAGGCAAAAGTAGCCTACGACGCGACCAAGGGTTAATGTGCGCGGCGTTGACGCTTCTATAGACTGTGTCCGGGTTTTCTACTGGCCCCCAATTGTTCCTTCGCGCCGTCGTTCGGCGTGATTTAGCCGCCGGTGCTGCTGGCACCGCGGCCTGTTCTGAGGAGTACGCATGGCTGTCTACAACTACGACGTGGTGGTGCTGGGTTCCGGCCCGGCGGGAGAAGGCGCGGCAATGAACGCCGCCAAAGCAGGGCGCAAGGTGGCGATGGTCGACAGCCGTCGCCAGGTCGGCGGCAACTGCACCCACCTGGGCACCATCCCGTCCAAGGCCCTGCGTCATTCGGTGCGGCAGATCATGCAGTTCAACACCAACCCGATGTTCCGGGCGATCGGCGAGCCGCGCTGGTTCTCCTTTCCGGACGTGTTGAAAAGCGCCGAGAAAGTCATCTCCAAGCAAGTCGCTTCGCGTACCGGCTACTACGCCCGTAACCGCGTCGACGTGTTCTTCGGCACCGGCAGCTTCGCCGACGAGCAAACCATCGAAGTGGTCTGCGCCAACGGCGTGGTCGAGAAACTGGTGGCCAAGCACATCATCATCGCCACCGGTTCGCGTCCTTATCGCCCGGCGGACATCGATTTCCACCACCCGCGTATCTACGATAGCGACACCATCCTCAGCCTCGGCCACACCCCGCGCAAACTGATCGTTTACGGCGCCGGCGTGATTGGCTGTGAATACGCCTCGATCTTCAGCGGTCTGGGCGTGCTGGTCGAACTGGTGGACAACCGCGGTCAGTTGCTGAGCTTCCTCGACTCGGAAATTTCCCAGGCGTTGAGCTACCACTTCAGCAACAACAACATCACCGTGCGTCACAACGAAGAATATGACCGCGTCGAAGGCGTGGACAACGGCGTGATCCTGCACTTGAAGTCCGGCAAGAAGATCAAGGCCGACGCCTTGCTCTGGTGCAACGGTCGTACCGGTAACACCGACCAGTTGGGTCTGGAAAACATCGGGGTCAAGGTCAACAGCCGTGGCCAGATCGAAGTCGACGAGAACTACCGCACCTGTGTGCAGAACATCTATGGCGCCGGTGACGTGATCGGCTGGCCGAGCCTGGCCAGTGCCGCCCACGACCAGGGCCGTTCGGCCGCCGGCAGCATCGTCGACAATGGAAGCTGGCGTTTCGTGAATGACGTGCCGACCGGCATCTATACCATTCCGGAGATCAGCTCGATCGGCAAGAACGAGCAGGAGCTCACCCAGGCCAAAGTGCCGTACGAAGTGGGCAAGGCGTTCTTCAAGAGCATGGCGCGTGCACAGATCGCCGGCGAGCCGCAAGGCATGCTGAAGATTCTGTTCCACCGTGAAACCCTGGAAGTGCTGGGCGTTCACTGCTTCGGTTATCAGGCGTCGGAGATCGTGCACATCGGTCAGGCGATCATGAACCAGCCGGGCGAACTGAACACCCTGAAGTACTTCGTCAACACGACGTTCAACTACCCGACCATGGCCGAAGCCTATCGGGTAGCGGCGTACGACGGCCTCAACCGGCTTTTTTGACGGGCTCCGGCCGGTGGCCTGAGCCGGCCGGGGAGACCGATTTCAGCCATTCCCGAGGGTGGCAGTGGCCAAACCGGGAAAGTCTGTAATCAGGCTGTCAACGCCGAAGTCGGCGAGTCTGCGCATCAGCGCAGGCTCGTTGACGGTCCACACCGACACATGCAGCCCCTGACGCTGCGCCTTTTGCAGGCGTTCCGGCGTACACAGCGTCCAGTTCAACGCCAGAATCTCGCAACCGTAACTCTGTGCGACCTTCAACGGGTCGAGCCAGGCGTACTCGGCCACCAGGCCGCGTGATACGTCGGGCACCAGATCCAGTGCAGCCTTCAACACTTCCCGCGAACTCGAGGTGATCGTCACCTTGTCGAGCAGTCCGTGCCTGACCGCCATTTCACGGATCGCCAGCACGGTGGTCGCGGCGCGGGTGCGCGAAGCGCTTTTGACTTCCAGCTGCCAGTGCTCGAAATCACACTTTTCGAACAGTTCTTCCAGCGTCGGAATCGGGCACGGCTTGATCCAGCCCGGACCGCCCTTGCGCGCATCGTAGGTCACCAGCTCGGCGGCGGTGTGCTCGACTACCTTGCCGCGCCGGTCGGTGGTGCGCTTGAGGGTCGGGTCGTGGATGACCATCAACTCGCCGTCCTTGGACAGGTGCAGGTCCAGCTCGCAACGGCGTACGCCGTGCTTGAGACATTCCTGAAAGCTGCTCAGGGTGTTTTCCGGTGCTTCGCCCTTGGCGCCGCGGTGGCCGTAGATAAGGGTCACGGTTCTTCCTTAATTTAGATGCCTGATTCGTTCTGTTCGCGGGCCAGACGTCGTTCCTGGGCCTGCTTCTGCAAGATATAGCGGGCGAGCAACTGGCGCTGGGCGTCGGTCAGGTGCTCGAACTCGGTGCCGACGTCGTAGCCGTCGCCCTTGCGGTCGCAATGGGTCACGCGGGCGCGCAACAACAGGCCGAGGGCCTGGGGCATCAGCACCAGTTTCACCGACAGGTGCGCACCGGTGGCAATCGGCGTCGGGTGCTGAAAGTCGATGCCGCCCTCGGAGATGATCACCGGTTGCGGCTCGCCGATATGGCCGAGCACGGTCAGGGCGACCACCTGGCTGAGCAGGTCGATGCGTTTGTTCTGGGATTTCAGGAACGCCGCGATGGCGCGGTCGCGCTCACTGATCTGGCGCAGCAGGTGCTGCGACTCGAATTCGCTCAGGTGCAGTTCGCTGAGCAGGTTGAACAGTGGAGAAGCATCCTGCAACACTTCCTGGCCTGCGGCTTCGGGAGCGGACAGGGGCCGAATTTCCAGTGCGATCATGTCCTCGATACGGTAGTATTCGCGGCGATCTTCTTCATCTAATGTCGACATGGCGAACCCATGGTAGCGGCGGTGGTCTGAGTGTAAAGCTGGTTATCGACCCCCGCCACAAGGACGTTCCTTTTCCCTCCGAACAAGCCCCGACATGTTCAGACCTCTCTTCGTATTTATCGGCACGCGTTATACCCGTGCAAAACGTCGCAATCATTTTGTGTCATTCATTTCCCTGACTTCGATGATCGGGCTCGCCCTTGGCGTGGTCGTGATGATCGTGGTGCTGTCGGTGATGAACGGCTTCGATCATGAGATGCGCACCCGCGTGCTGGGCATGGTGCCCCACGCGACCATCGAGTCCGGTGAGGCCATCAACGACTGGCCGAGCCTGGCCGCCAAGGTCAAGCAGAACCCGCAGGTGGCGGCCGTCGCGCCTTTCACCCAGATGCAGGGGTTGCTGACCAACAACGGCCAGGTGTCCAAGGTGTTGCTCAATGCCATCGACCCTGCGCTGGAGCGCAATGTCTCGATCATCGACAACTTCATGAAGCAGGGCAAACTCGACGACCTGACGCCGGGCAGCTTCGGCATCGTGATCGGCGACAAGGCCGCGACCAAGCTCGGCGTAGGCATCGGTGACAAGATCACCTTCGTCGCACCGGAAGTCAGCGTGACCCCGGCGGGGATGTTCCCGCGCATGAAGCGCTTCACTGTGGTCGGCATCTTCCATGTCGGCGCTGGCGAACTGGACGGCTATCTGGGCGTCACCAACCTGCAGGATCTGGCGAAGATGCACCGCTGGAAGCCTGATCAGGTACAGGGTCTGCGCCTCAAGTTCGACGATCTGTTCCAGGCGCCGCGTGAAGCGTGGAACATCGCCCAGCGCCTCGGCGAGGACCGTTACTACGCCCGCGACTGGACCCGTACCCACGGCAACCTGTATCAGGCGATCCGCATGGAAAAAGCCATGATCGGCCTGCTGTTGCTGCTGATCGTCGCCGTGGCGGCGTTCAACATCATTTCCACGCTGGTGATGGTGGTGAACGACAAGAAGGGCGACATCGCCATTCTGCGCACACTGGGCGCCACACCGGGCACGATCATGCGCACGTTCATGGTGCAGGGCACGGTGATCGGCGTGGTCGGCACGGCCATCGGCGCCGTGGTCGGGATCTTCGCCGCGCTCAACGTCAGCGCCGCGATTTCGGCCCTCGAAGGCGTGATCGGACACAAATTCCTCAACGCCGACGTGTATTTCATCGATTACCTGCCGTCGCAGGTGCAGAGCCAGGACGTGGTCATGGTCTGCGCCGCTGCGTTGGTCCTGAGTTTCCTCGCCACCCTGTATCCAGCCTGGCGTGCCGCGCGCACCCAGCCGGCGGAGGCGCTACGTTATGAGTGAGTCGGGCATGAGTGAAAAAGCAATCTTGAGCTGCCGCAACCTGGGCAAATCCTACGAGGAAGGCCCGGAGTCGGTGGAAGTGCTGGCCAACCTGCAACTGGAACTGCATCCAGGCGAGCGGGTGGCGATCGTCGGCAAATCCGGTTCGGGCAAAAGTACCTTGCTCAACCTGCTGGGCGGTCTCGACACGCCGACCAAGGGCGGTGTCTGGCTCGATGGTGAAGAGCTGTCGGCGCTGAGCGAGAAGAAGCGTGGCCTGCTGCGTAACCGCGCCCTCGGGTTCGTGTACCAGTTCCATCACCTGCTGCCGGAATTCACCGCGCTGGAAAACGTCTGCATGCCGCTGCTGATCGGCAAGACCGCGATCCCGGAAGCCCGTCAGCGTGCCACGGCGTTGCTGGAACGGGTCGGTCTGGGCCATCGCCTGGAACACAAGCCGGCGGAGCTGTCCGGTGGCGAACGCCAGCGTGTGGCCATCGCCCGTGCGCTGGTGAACAATCCAGGGCTGGTGATGCTCGACGAGCCGACCGGCAACCTCGACTCTCATACCGCCGAAGGCATTCAGGATCTGATGCTGGAACTCAGCACTTCGATGCGCACGGCGTTTCTGGTAGTGACTCACGACATGAACCTGGCTCGCCAGATGGACCGCGTCCTGCAGCTGCAGGAAGGTTGCCTGACCCCCATCTGACGGCTTGAAACCCGGTGCCTGAAAAGGCATCGGGTCTTTTATTTTTATACGGTGCCCCAGCGAATGTTCAGACCGTTATCGATCTTTATCGGCACGCGCTATACCCGCGCCAAGCGCCGCAATCGCTTTGTTTCGTTCATTTCGATGACCTCGATGATCGGCCTCGCCCTCGGCGTGCTGGCAATGATCGTGGTGCTGTCGGTGATGAACGGCTTCCAGCGTGAAATGAGCTCGCGCATCCTCGGCATGGTGCCGCACGCGACCATCGTCGGCGTCAAGCCGATCGACGACTGGCAGCCAGTGGCCGCCGCCGCGATGAAGAACCCGGAAGTGACGGCCGCCGTGCCGTTCACCGAGATGGAAGGCATGCTGTCCTACAAGGGCATGATGCAGCCGATCCAGATCAGCGGCGTCGATCCGGCCCAGGAAGGCAAGGTGTCGATCGTTGCCCAGCACATCGTTCAGGGCCGTCTC includes these proteins:
- a CDS encoding lipoprotein-releasing ABC transporter permease subunit, translating into MFRPLFVFIGTRYTRAKRRNHFVSFISLTSMIGLALGVVVMIVVLSVMNGFDHEMRTRVLGMVPHATIESGEAINDWPSLAAKVKQNPQVAAVAPFTQMQGLLTNNGQVSKVLLNAIDPALERNVSIIDNFMKQGKLDDLTPGSFGIVIGDKAATKLGVGIGDKITFVAPEVSVTPAGMFPRMKRFTVVGIFHVGAGELDGYLGVTNLQDLAKMHRWKPDQVQGLRLKFDDLFQAPREAWNIAQRLGEDRYYARDWTRTHGNLYQAIRMEKAMIGLLLLLIVAVAAFNIISTLVMVVNDKKGDIAILRTLGATPGTIMRTFMVQGTVIGVVGTAIGAVVGIFAALNVSAAISALEGVIGHKFLNADVYFIDYLPSQVQSQDVVMVCAAALVLSFLATLYPAWRAARTQPAEALRYE
- the lolD gene encoding lipoprotein-releasing ABC transporter ATP-binding protein LolD; this translates as MSEKAILSCRNLGKSYEEGPESVEVLANLQLELHPGERVAIVGKSGSGKSTLLNLLGGLDTPTKGGVWLDGEELSALSEKKRGLLRNRALGFVYQFHHLLPEFTALENVCMPLLIGKTAIPEARQRATALLERVGLGHRLEHKPAELSGGERQRVAIARALVNNPGLVMLDEPTGNLDSHTAEGIQDLMLELSTSMRTAFLVVTHDMNLARQMDRVLQLQEGCLTPI
- a CDS encoding PilZ domain-containing protein, coding for MSTLDEEDRREYYRIEDMIALEIRPLSAPEAAGQEVLQDASPLFNLLSELHLSEFESQHLLRQISERDRAIAAFLKSQNKRIDLLSQVVALTVLGHIGEPQPVIISEGGIDFQHPTPIATGAHLSVKLVLMPQALGLLLRARVTHCDRKGDGYDVGTEFEHLTDAQRQLLARYILQKQAQERRLAREQNESGI